In one window of Bemisia tabaci chromosome 4, PGI_BMITA_v3 DNA:
- the rtet gene encoding major facilitator superfamily domain-containing protein 10 encodes MAVTTRLKYKAGLHQEDHKERTRTSDSENNNGNQKENLSNYNSPNKRINPMVYVVFTSLLLDLLAFTMILPLFPSLLDYYKKNDGPSGLYSTLEDKVDKFQHLVGAPFQFKSVLFGGFLGSLFSFLQFVASPIVGGLSDVYGRKPILLICLVGIMVSYFLWSISYDFTIFVLARIVGGISKGNVSLSMAIVTDLSSVSNRGAGMALVGIAFSVGFIVGPLIGAMFARWAQMQTGLWFVYPALVALLLSFANVVFVSLFYKESLPKGKRCKSLASSVSQALAFIKVNDLFQFTAVQNLSKSDLFELRHLGLVYFVYLFLYSGLEFTLTFLTHHKFHYTSMQQGYMFFGIGLTMALLQGSWVRRIPINAARKTVSAGLLIIIPSFLCIGLAETIPVLYFGVFLFAVSTSMVVPCMMTLASQYGTAAQKGTVMGIFRSLGALARAVGPIFASIAYWSIGSKITYCLGAVALLWPWISIRKTVKSPEKTS; translated from the exons ATGGCTGTGACCACACGACTGAAGTATAAGGCTGGTTTACATCAAGAAGACCACAAGGAAAGGACCAGAACCTCAGATTCTGAGAATAATAAtggaaatcaaaaggaaaatctATCCAACTACAACAGTCCTAACAAGAGGATCAATCCTATGGTTTATGTTGTCTTCACCTCGCTTCTCCTAGATCTTTTAGCATTCACCATGATTTTACCATTATTTCCATCCCTTCTTGATTATTACAAGAAGAATGATGGTCCATCTGGTCTTTATTCAACACTGGAAGATAAGGTTGATAAGTTTCAACACCTTGTCGGTGCTCCTTTCCAGTTCAAATCAGTTTTATTTGGTG GTTTTCTGGGATCCTTATTTTCATTTCTGCAGTTCGTAGCGTCTCCAATAGTGGGTGGACTCTCTGATGTCTATGGACGCAAAcctattttattaatttgtttg GTTGGAATTATGGTATCCTACTTCCTGTGGTCAATTTCgtatgattttacaatttttgtgctGGCCAGAATAGTAGGTGGCATTAGTAAAGGCAATGTTAGTCTATCAATGGCCATTGTCACTGATTTGTCGTCAGTTTCAAATCGAGGAGCAGGCATG gctTTGGTTGGCATTGCTTTCTCAGTTGGCTTTATTGTTGGTCCACTCATTGGCGCAATGTTTGCAAGGTGGGCACAAATGCAGACTGGACTCTGGTTTGTTTATCCTGCCCTTGTTGCTCTTCTCTTGTCTTTTGCGAACGTCGTCTTTGTTTCTCTCTTCTACAAAGAATCCCTTCCAAAA GGGAAGCGATGCAAATCCCTAGCAAGTAGTGTCTCTCAAGCCTTAGCCTTTATTAAGGTCAATGATCTCTTTCAATTCACTGCTGTCCAAAATTTATCCAAATCAG ATCTCTTTGAACTGCGCCACCTGGGTCTTGTCTATTTTGTGTACTTGTTTTTGTACTCTGGCCTGGAATTTACACTTACGTTCCTGACACATCACAAGTTCCATTACACATCTATGCAGCAAGGATATATGTTCTTTGGAATCGGTCTTACCATGGCACTCCTGCAAGGATCATGGGTTCGTCGTATTCCAATAAATGCTGCTCGGAAAACTGTGTCGGCG GGATTACTCATTATCATTCCATCATTCTTGTGCATTGGCCTGGCTGAAACTATTCCCGTTCTTTACTTTGGTGTATTTCTGTTCGCAGTCT CTACATCAATGGTAGTTCCTTGTATGATGACTCTAGCTTCACAGTATGGGACAGCAGCTCAGAAAGGAACTGTGATGGGAATTTTTCGCTCCCTTGGTGCCCTAGCAAGAGCAGTGGGACCcatttttgcatcaattg CTTACTGGTCAATTGGATCAAAAATTACTTACTGTCTTGGAGCTGTAGCATTACTATGGCCATGGATCTCCATCAGGAAAACAGTGAAATCTCCAGAAAAGACTTCTTAG